In the Malaya genurostris strain Urasoe2022 chromosome 1, Malgen_1.1, whole genome shotgun sequence genome, one interval contains:
- the LOC131438951 gene encoding zinc finger protein GLI2 translates to MEGKISSCFSYFCHSIPNARSVRTCFPISHRSVWRFFCSFSNAHHTVFPRVYTLHLSFSLCRVCDVLNMFENKMFVSGQVNSAQFDIPKAIDISVPIVNFSHMSLLTPTTPGTLKDPVYFGEMCPEAKMYCGEKPKCSFSPASSSHSSYDYNNAEFSNEFPEIVCGSENVRYSTGYEQQVTGMQQKNDGLYFKFDPEYIEKLQSSVCLSPATTIATPLTSNNVTSSEYFNFNDINCQSKNQSPCSSPSLDPWITSSLSMTFTNPQTQQDPSGSPKHNNIDSQSTLQQLPSIKSAFGNSIQFDDSSKNFELHNSQASYMIDYFDTSFLDQFSQNVDISNNSNKSANSDDAYQHPEENYNNSELAVKPNREFKDIWKQQHQQSQPEPERQPDVKQEVLEEDDEEEESAESDQPLECLWMDCNLKFPDQANLVGHIEKKHVEVKKGEEFACYWLDCPRRYRPFNARYKLLIHMRVHSGEKPNKCPFSGCEKAFSRLENLKIHQRSHTGERPYNCQYFGCTKAFSNSSDRAKHQRTHYDTKPYACQLPGCTKRYTDPSSLRKHVKNHACRSEGQIRRKSHKEHTVNSSVSSSTINSLRRHSESSVSAHYDPPQTPSTDTADNVFEFDDVFEDTSGLMQSGNEMCTSGNKMNTTEISSCYVQMLPPDGVPSQNGQLSIVACQDEYISYECVKNFLADGEYLEAYPMEEEGLVSSGMENSTKMIPSFQYDFFQ, encoded by the exons ATGGAAGGCAAGATCAGCTCTTGCTTCTCTTATTTTTGTCATTCGATTCCGAACGCCCGATCCGTCAGGACGTGCTTTCCAATTAGTCATCGGAGTGTTTGgcgttttttttgttccttttcGAACGCGCATCACACAGTTTTCCCGAGAGTTTATACCTTACATTTGAGTTTTAGTCTGTGCAGAGTTTGTGATGTATTAAACATGTTTGAGAATAAGATGTTTGTTTCCGGTCAGGTGAACAGTGCACAGTTTGACATTCCCAAAGCAATCGATATCAGTGTTCCGATCGTGAATTTTAGCCACATGTCACTGCTAACTCCGACCACACCAGGAACGCTTAAAGATCCTGTTTATTTCGGGGAAATGTGTCCCGAGGCAAAGATGTACTGCGGAGAAAAACCAAAGTGTTCGTTTTCACCGGCTTCCTCAAGTCATTCATCGTACGATTATAACAATGCTGAGTTCAGTAATGAGTTTCCTGAAATAGTATGTGGATCGGAAAATGTGCGTTATTCCACAGGCTACGAACAGCAGGTGACCGGTATGCAGCAGAAAAACGATGGTCTATACTTCAAATTTGATCCGgaatacatcgaaaagctgcaatCATCGGTATGTCTCTCTCCAGCGACTACAATTGCAACGCCACTGACATCCAACAATGTAACCAGCTCagaatatttcaatttcaacgATATCAATTGTCAGTCAAAGAACCAGAGTCCCTGTTCGTCACCTTCGTTGGATCCTTGGATAACTTCATCGCTTTCGATGACTTTCACAAATCCACAAACACAACAAGATCCGTCGGGTTCTCCGAAACACAATAATATCGATTCTCAATCCACACTCCAACAGTTACCGTCGATCAAATCCGCCTTCGGAAACTCCATTCAGTTTGATGACAGCTCCAAGAACTTCGAATTGCATAATTCACAAGCAAGTTACATGATCGATTATTTCGATACGAGCTTCCTGGATCAATTCAGTCAAAATGTTGACATCAGCAACAACTCGAACAAAAGTGCCAATAGTGACGATGCCTATCAGCATCCGGAGGAGAATTATAATAATTCGGAGCTTGCTGTTAAACCGAACCGAGAGTTCAAGGATATCTGGAAACAACAGCATCAGCAATCACAGCCTGAACCGGAAAGGCAGCCCGATGTGAAGCAGGAAGTTCTCGAAGAGGATGACGAGGAAGAGGAATCAGCTGAGTCCGATCAACCGCTGGAGTGCCTCTGGATGGACTGTAATCTGAAATTTCCCGATCAGGCTAATTTGGTGGGGCACATCGAGAAGAAACATGTCGAGGTGAAAAAAGGTGAAGAGTTTGCCTGCTACTGGCTGGACTGTCCGCGCAGGTACCGACCGTTCAATGCTCGGTACAAACTGCTGATCCACATGCGGGTCCATTCCGGAGAGAAACCTAACAAGTGTCCG TTCTCCGGTTGCGAAAAAGCATTCTCTCGGTTGGAAAACCTTAAGATTCACCAACGCTCACACACCGGGGAACGACCGTACAACTGTCAGTATTTTGGTTGTACCAAGGCTTTCAGTAACAGCTCGGATCGTGCCAAGCACCAGCGAACCCATTACGATACG AAACCGTACGCTTGTCAACTTCCCGGATGTACCAAGCGCTACACGGATCCGTCCAGTCTTCGGAAACATGTGAAGAAccacgcttgtcgttctgaggGACAAATCCGTCGTAAATCTCACAAAGAGCATACCGTTAACTCGTCAGTGTCCAGCAGCACGATAAACTCACTTCGAAGACACTCGGAATCTTCCGTCAGCGCCCACTATGATCCACCGCAGACACCCTCCACGGACACGGCTGACAATGTGTTCGAATTCGACGACGTGTTCGAGGACACCTCTGGATTAATGCAAtccggaaatgaaatgtgcacaTCGGGGAACAAAATGAACACAACCGAAATCTCTAGTTGTTACGTTCAAATGTTGCCACCGGACGGAGTACCGAGCCAAAACGGGCAGTTGTCAATTGTTGCCTGTCAAGATGAATACATTTCATACGAATGTGTGAAAAACTTCCTGGCCGATGGAGAGTATTTGGAGGCGTATCCAATGGAAGAAGAAGGTCTGGTGAGTTCGGGAATGGAGAACTCTACCAAAATGATCCCTTCTTTCcagtatgatttttttcaatag
- the LOC131438942 gene encoding uncharacterized protein LOC131438942: MISCIVEKCVWIGMSPNLLYGHLKRMHMQLDSFKCNVGTCDRTYSVLATFRLHHRKHFLQYQTLYANREQTSSQKKNNKQTIQSKMEINDKQVSIEESGLIHSPTTNISTTLDIDYFAKKIKSPNFTFALKWLSKENLPRKMIIEIQKDVQKYYIEPMIEVFKEVSAGGQENDLTERVLNELNSTCNYESEYMLIQQLKQKDLFCDPIMFNMNNELQANNFGNLELKVEDQIEGVLMPLKFLLRKYIESPGLFDCIVENLNPSDDGVYRSLIDGQVWKRRRQLFKDKFVIPLNIYFDDFNTSDTASNHAAATSICGIYLNVPCLPAYLLSKRNNILIAGFVKTIDRKYNDNAKLFCKLIDTLIELEKEGLVITSKNEKKRIYFALGFVLGDNLGINGITGFVESFRATYFCRVCKRTREQTENDCVEHLNSLREARTYKLDLDLQNKSITGLKEECMFHRLSYFHVCDNFVFDAMHDVLEGVLVYNLQHCLYHFIIKKQYLSTDALNRQKNTFVYGDLNSSNIPNDFVENKIKNKQIKMTASEMKTFWTFLPLIFGIMIPEEDLVWNFVKITLKLIHIIFLDEIPTELIEELKVLVKQHHNKYMLLFDDSLKPKFHFLTHYATAIQKSGCIRRNWAMRFEAKHRESKNYCRVNNNKKNLCYSLSIKSSYKFAYNVLNNEFFSDQLKISHDVVIKKLPMEYDFCLERISYMIDPTEVMFTTKIIKKGADYTKGCVFLLQKKNLINIYKCRDIVVSLQNNIIIFAQKYESINFNEHYQSYELKMSSDLTIVNFLLQVYSKPVNLYNVGSKTFLRTPNYYDCNTDIENTVIMRNI; the protein is encoded by the exons ATGATATCGTGTATAGTTGAGAAGTGCGTATGGATAGGTATGTCACCGAATTTACTGTATGGACATCTCAAACGAATGCATatgcaattagattctttcaagtGTAATGTAGGAACATGTGATAGAACCTACTCTGTGCTTGCCACATTTCGTTTGCACCACAGAAAACATTTTCTACAGTATCAAACATTATATGCGAACAGAGAACAAACGAGTTCACAAAAGAAGAATAATAAACAAACTATTCAATCGAAGATGGAAATAAATGACAAACAAGTTAGTATAGAAGAGTCTGGATTGATACACAGTCCTACAACAAATATTTCAACTACGCTAGATATTGATTActtcgcaaaaaaaattaaatcacccAACTTCACATTTGCACTTAAATGGCTAAGCAAAGAAAATCTACCACGTAAAATGATCATAGAAATACAAAAAGATGTACAAAAGTATTATATTGAACCGATGATTGAAGTATTTAAAGAAGTATCCGCAGGTGGACAAGAAAATGATTTAACAGAGCGAGTTTTAAATGAGCTCAATTCAACATGCAACTATGAATCTGAATACATGCTTATTCaacaattgaaacaaaaagattTGTTCTGCGACCCAATAATGTTCAACATGAACAATGAGCTCCAAGCCAATAATTTTGGCAATCTGGAGCTGAAG GTTGAAGATCAAATCGAAGGAGTTCTAATGCCTCTCAAGTTCCTATTGAGAAAATATATAGAATCACCTGGCTTATTTGACTGCATAGTAGAGAATTTGAATCCATCGGATGACGGCGTATATCGATCATTGATAGATGGCCAAGTTTGGAAAAGAAGAAGACAATTGTTTAAGGATAAATTTGTTATTCCGCTTAACATATACTTTGATGATTTTAACACTAGCGATACAGCATCAAATCACGCAGCAGCGACTTCAATTTGTGGAATATATTTGAATGTACCATGTTTGCCCGCATATTTGTTGAGTAAACGCAACAACATTTTAATTGCTGGGTTCGTGAAAACTATCGATAGAAAATATAACGACAACGCTAAATTGTTTTGTAAACTGATTGATACATTGATTGAATTAGAAAAAGAAGGATTGGTTATTACTtccaaaaatgaaaagaaaaggaTCTATTTTGCGTTAGGCTTCGTTCTCGGCGACAATCTGGGGATCAATGGTATCACAGGCTTCGTCGAGTCATTCCGAGCAACATATTTTTGTCGAGTATGTAAACGGACACGAGAACAAACAGAAAATGACTGTGTGGAACATTTAAACAGCCTTCGAGAAGCTCGCACTTACAAACTTGATCTTGATCTTCAAAATAAATCTATCACCGGATTGAAAGAAGAGTGTATGTTCCACAGATTATCCTACTTTCACGTTTGTGATAATTTTGTATTTGACGCAATGCATGATGTACTAGAAGGCGTGTTGGTATACAATCTTCAACATTGTCTATATCATTTCATAATCAAAAAGCAATATCTAAGTACAGACGCtctgaatcgacaaaaaaatacatttgtttACGGAGATTTGAATTCGAGCAATATCCCaaatgattttgttgaaaataagatcaaaaacaaacaaatcaaaatGACTGCTAGTGAGATGAAAACGTTTTGGACGTTCTTACCACTTATATTTGGAATTATGATACCTGAAGAAGATCTGGTAtggaattttgttaaaataactCTAAAACTCATACACATAatttttttggatgaaataccaACCGAATTAATCGAAGAGTTAAAAGTACTAGTCAAACAACATCATAATAAGTACATGTTGTTATTCGATGATTCTCTAAaaccaaaatttcattttcttacACATTACGCTACAGCAATACAAAAATCAGGTTGTATTCGTCGCAACTGGGCTATGCGATTCGAAGCTAAACACCGCGAATCCAAAAATTATTGCAGAGTTAATAATAACAAGAAAAATTTATGTTATTcgttatcaattaaatcaagTTACAAATTTGCATATAATGTTTtgaacaatgaattttttagtgATCAATTAAAAATAAGTCATGACGTAGTGATTAAAAAACTTCCGATGGAATATGATTTTTGTTTGGAACGAATAAGTTATATGATTGATCCTACAGAAGTAATGTTTACAACAAAAATCATAAAGAAAGGGGCAGACTATACAAAAGGTTGTGTCTTtcttttacagaaaaaaaacctaatCAATATTTACAAATGTCGAGATATAGTCGTAAGTcttcaaaacaatataataatcTTTGCACAAAAATATGAATCCATCAATTTTAATGAACATTACCAATCATACGAGTTGAAAATGAGCAGTGATTTAACTATTGTCAATTTTTTGCTGCAGGTTTACAGTAAACCCGTAAATTTATATAACGTTGGTAGTAAAACATTTCTTAGAACTCCAAACTATTATGATTGCAATACCGATATTGAGAACACAGTTATTATGAGAAATATTTAG